A single window of Methylocella tundrae DNA harbors:
- the fmdA gene encoding formamidase encodes MAETLIKVDLTQSAYTNEKVHNRWHPDIPMVAWVKPGDDFIVETYDWTGGFIKNNDSADDVRDIDLTIVHFLSGPIGVTGAEPGDLLVVDLLDIGPKPESQWGFNGFFSKKNGGGFLTEHFPQAQKSIWDIHGMFTSSRHVPGVQFAGLTHPGLIGCLPSKQLLDIWNEREMGLINTDPTRVPPLAAPPFGATAHMGQLTGDAKAKAAAEGARTVPPREHGGNCDIKDLSRGSKVFFPVYVPGAGLSMGDLHFSQGDGEITFCGAIEMAGRVHLKVDIIKDGMSKYGIKSPIFKPSPITPNYKDYLIFEGISVDEEGKQHYLDVNVAYRQACLNAIEYLKKFGYSGAQALAILGTAPVQGHISGVVDIPNSCATLWLPTEIFDFDINPTAAGPQKFITGDIDLPLSPDL; translated from the coding sequence ATGGCTGAAACCCTGATCAAGGTCGATTTGACCCAATCAGCCTATACCAACGAGAAGGTGCACAACCGTTGGCATCCCGACATCCCCATGGTGGCCTGGGTGAAGCCAGGCGATGATTTCATCGTGGAGACTTACGACTGGACCGGCGGTTTTATCAAGAATAACGATTCGGCCGACGACGTCAGGGACATCGATCTGACGATCGTTCACTTTCTTTCGGGGCCGATCGGGGTCACGGGGGCGGAGCCTGGCGACCTTCTGGTGGTCGATCTCCTCGACATCGGGCCCAAGCCGGAAAGCCAGTGGGGCTTCAACGGCTTCTTCTCCAAGAAGAACGGCGGCGGATTCCTCACCGAACATTTCCCGCAGGCGCAGAAATCGATCTGGGACATCCATGGCATGTTCACCTCGTCGCGCCATGTTCCGGGCGTGCAATTCGCTGGGCTGACCCATCCGGGCCTGATCGGCTGCCTGCCCTCGAAACAGCTGCTCGACATCTGGAACGAGCGCGAAATGGGGCTGATCAACACCGATCCCACGCGCGTGCCTCCGCTTGCCGCTCCACCCTTCGGCGCGACGGCGCATATGGGCCAGCTCACCGGCGACGCCAAGGCCAAAGCGGCGGCCGAAGGCGCGCGCACCGTGCCGCCACGCGAGCATGGCGGCAATTGCGACATCAAGGATCTATCGCGCGGCTCGAAAGTCTTCTTTCCCGTCTATGTGCCGGGCGCCGGCCTCTCCATGGGCGATCTGCATTTCAGCCAGGGAGATGGCGAGATCACTTTCTGCGGCGCCATCGAAATGGCCGGCCGGGTGCATCTCAAGGTCGACATCATCAAGGACGGCATGTCGAAATACGGGATCAAGTCGCCGATCTTCAAGCCGTCGCCGATCACGCCGAATTATAAGGACTATCTCATCTTCGAAGGCATTTCGGTCGACGAAGAAGGCAAGCAGCATTATCTCGACGTGAACGTCGCCTATCGTCAGGCGTGCCTCAACGCGATTGAATATCTGAAGAAGTTCGGTTATTCGGGCGCGCAGGCCCTTGCGATCCTGGGGACGGCCCCGGTGCAGGGGCATATATCCGGCGTCGTCGACATTCCGAACTCTTGCGCGACTTTGTGGCTGCCGACGGAAATCTTCGATTTCGACATCAATCCGACAGCCGCGGGCCCGCAGAAGTTCATTACCGGGGACATAGATCTTCCTCTATCTCCTGATCTGTAG
- the urtB gene encoding urea ABC transporter permease subunit UrtB translates to MFGDYTPDQLLSIFAMQGFAGLILFSVFVLMALGLAIIFGQMGVINMAHGEFMILGAYVTYLTSKFFQAYIPALFPIYFFLAMILAFIASGALGMLVEWLLIRHLYKRPLDTLLATWGLSLILQQAYRSIFGAREVGVELPSWMMGAIHMTDSIEVPINGIFVMTLTMLITVVVGILMYRSSWGRQVRAVVLNRDMAGAVGINTEKVDRMTFGIGCGIAGVAGAAFTMIGSTGPTSGQLYIVDTFLVVVFGGAQSLLGTIASAFTISQARSTLEFFTSGSMAQVITLIGVVLILMLRPQGLFALKVRR, encoded by the coding sequence ATGTTCGGAGACTACACGCCGGACCAGCTCCTCTCGATCTTCGCCATGCAGGGGTTTGCGGGCCTGATCCTCTTCTCCGTCTTCGTTCTGATGGCGCTCGGCCTCGCGATCATTTTCGGGCAGATGGGCGTGATCAATATGGCGCATGGCGAATTCATGATTCTTGGCGCCTATGTGACCTATCTGACGTCGAAATTTTTTCAGGCCTACATCCCGGCGCTGTTTCCGATCTATTTTTTCCTCGCGATGATTCTTGCGTTCATCGCCTCCGGCGCACTGGGAATGCTCGTCGAATGGCTTTTGATCCGCCATCTCTACAAGCGCCCGCTCGACACGCTGCTCGCCACCTGGGGCCTCAGCCTCATCCTGCAGCAAGCCTATCGCTCGATTTTCGGCGCGCGCGAAGTCGGCGTCGAGCTGCCCTCCTGGATGATGGGCGCGATTCATATGACTGATTCCATCGAAGTTCCGATCAACGGGATTTTCGTGATGACCCTGACCATGCTCATCACCGTCGTCGTCGGGATACTGATGTATCGTTCGAGCTGGGGGCGGCAGGTGCGCGCGGTCGTGCTCAATCGCGACATGGCGGGCGCCGTCGGCATCAACACCGAGAAGGTCGACCGCATGACGTTCGGCATCGGTTGCGGCATCGCAGGCGTCGCCGGCGCGGCTTTCACCATGATCGGCTCCACGGGGCCGACTTCGGGCCAGCTTTACATCGTCGACACTTTTCTCGTCGTGGTGTTCGGCGGGGCTCAGAGCCTTCTCGGCACCATCGCCTCGGCCTTCACCATCTCGCAGGCCCGTTCGACGCTCGAATTCTTCACGTCGGGATCAATGGCCCAGGTGATCACATTGATTGGCGTCGTGCTGATCCTGATGCTGCGCCCACAGGGCCTCTTCGCCCTCAAAGTCCGTCGCTGA
- the urtA gene encoding urea ABC transporter substrate-binding protein: MPNDHDTPNYSALRRKLLMGMAALPMAGLTPRLAFADAPATSAVNTTGLAVTDDAVTVGILHSVTGTMAISETGSVEAEKLAIEQINAAGGILGRKIKIVQEDGASDWPTFAEKARKLLVDDKCAAVFGCWTSASRKAVLPVFEQYNGMLYYPTFYEGLEQSKNVIYTGQEATQQILAGLNWVSKEKNAKTFYLLGSDYIWPRTSNKIARKHIENVLKTKVVGEEYFPLGHTQFNSVINKIKLVKPDVIYAIVVGGSNVAFYKQLKAAGVDLSKQTLMTISVTEDEILGIGGENIAGAYACMKYFQSLKNPNNEKFVPAFKEKYGKDAVIGDVTQAAYLGPWLWKLTAEKANSFDIDKIAAASPGVEFKGAPEGYVRIHENHHLWSKTRVGRARTDGQYDVIYETADLMEPNPFPKGYQ; this comes from the coding sequence ATGCCGAACGACCACGACACGCCGAATTATTCCGCCCTTCGCCGCAAGCTTCTCATGGGAATGGCTGCGCTGCCAATGGCGGGGCTGACGCCGCGCCTCGCCTTTGCCGACGCGCCGGCCACATCCGCCGTCAATACGACCGGTTTAGCCGTCACGGACGATGCCGTGACCGTCGGCATCCTCCATTCGGTCACCGGCACGATGGCGATCAGCGAAACGGGCTCCGTCGAGGCCGAAAAGCTCGCGATCGAACAGATCAACGCCGCCGGCGGGATCTTGGGCCGCAAGATCAAGATCGTCCAGGAAGACGGCGCGAGCGACTGGCCGACCTTTGCCGAGAAGGCCCGCAAGCTGCTCGTCGACGATAAATGCGCGGCCGTTTTCGGCTGCTGGACTTCGGCCTCGCGCAAGGCTGTGCTCCCCGTCTTTGAACAATACAATGGAATGCTCTATTACCCGACTTTCTACGAAGGCCTTGAGCAGTCAAAGAACGTCATCTACACGGGCCAGGAAGCAACGCAGCAAATCCTCGCCGGGCTGAACTGGGTTTCGAAAGAGAAAAACGCCAAAACATTCTATCTTCTCGGCTCAGATTATATCTGGCCGCGCACCTCGAACAAGATAGCGCGCAAGCACATTGAAAACGTTCTGAAGACCAAGGTCGTCGGAGAAGAGTATTTTCCGCTGGGGCACACGCAGTTCAACTCCGTCATCAACAAAATCAAGCTGGTCAAGCCGGACGTCATCTACGCCATTGTGGTCGGCGGCTCCAATGTCGCCTTCTATAAGCAGCTCAAGGCGGCGGGCGTCGATCTCAGCAAACAGACATTGATGACCATTTCCGTCACCGAGGACGAGATCCTCGGCATTGGCGGCGAGAACATCGCCGGCGCCTATGCCTGCATGAAATATTTCCAGTCGCTGAAAAATCCCAACAACGAGAAATTCGTGCCGGCCTTTAAGGAGAAATATGGCAAGGACGCGGTGATCGGGGACGTGACCCAGGCCGCCTATCTCGGGCCCTGGCTGTGGAAGCTGACGGCGGAGAAGGCGAACAGTTTCGACATCGACAAAATCGCCGCCGCCTCGCCGGGGGTCGAGTTCAAGGGCGCGCCGGAAGGTTATGTCCGCATACACGAAAACCATCACCTCTGGTCGAAGACCCGGGTCGGACGCGCGCGCACCGACGGCCAGTATGACGTCATCTACGAGACGGCGGACCTGATGGAGCCGAACCCCTTCCCCAAAGGCTATCAATAA
- the urtC gene encoding urea ABC transporter permease subunit UrtC produces the protein MTSNSRPKLSPVKDSAFMSRREWIAFLAVAAVILVAFPALLDAFRLNLVGKYLTYAFVALGLVLCWGYGGILSLGQGVFFGIGGYCIAMFLKLEASNPEATKIQSTPGIPDFMDWNQITALPWLWWPFHSLSFAIIAVIAAPAITALIVGAAMFKRRVGGVYFAIITQAIAAILTILIVGQQGYTGGINGITDLRTLKGWDIRTDHAKEILYFLNAGLLMACMLFAQFIKRSKYGRVLIAMRGKEDRVRFSGYNVANFKIFVFCLAAVFAAIGGAMFTLQVGFMSPSFVGIVPSIEMVIYTAVGGRESIFGAIWGTLLVNFAKTSFSESFPELWLFGLGALYIGVVMAFPDGLAGLWNTYVQPLFDRLLTGRQASSASRDNASLPPKAPAE, from the coding sequence ATGACATCCAACTCCCGCCCGAAGCTGTCTCCGGTCAAAGACAGCGCATTCATGAGCCGCCGCGAATGGATCGCTTTTCTCGCCGTGGCGGCGGTGATTCTCGTGGCGTTTCCGGCGCTGCTCGACGCCTTCCGCCTCAACCTCGTGGGCAAGTACCTGACCTACGCCTTCGTGGCGCTCGGCCTCGTCCTCTGCTGGGGCTATGGCGGCATTTTGAGCCTTGGCCAGGGCGTCTTCTTCGGCATCGGCGGTTATTGCATCGCGATGTTTCTCAAGCTCGAGGCGTCAAACCCGGAAGCGACGAAAATTCAATCGACCCCGGGCATTCCGGACTTCATGGACTGGAACCAGATCACAGCCCTCCCCTGGCTCTGGTGGCCCTTCCATAGTCTCTCCTTCGCCATCATCGCCGTCATCGCGGCGCCGGCCATTACCGCGCTCATCGTCGGCGCCGCGATGTTCAAACGCCGCGTCGGCGGCGTCTATTTCGCCATCATCACGCAGGCGATCGCAGCGATCCTCACAATCTTGATCGTCGGCCAGCAAGGATATACCGGCGGCATCAACGGCATCACCGATCTGCGCACCTTAAAGGGATGGGACATCCGCACGGACCACGCGAAGGAAATTCTCTATTTCCTGAACGCCGGACTGCTCATGGCCTGCATGCTGTTCGCGCAATTCATCAAGCGCTCGAAATATGGCCGCGTCCTCATCGCGATGCGCGGCAAGGAGGACCGCGTCCGTTTCTCCGGCTATAATGTCGCCAACTTCAAGATCTTCGTGTTCTGCCTCGCCGCGGTCTTTGCGGCCATCGGCGGGGCGATGTTCACGCTCCAGGTCGGCTTCATGTCGCCTTCCTTCGTCGGCATCGTGCCCTCGATCGAGATGGTGATCTACACAGCTGTCGGCGGACGCGAGTCGATCTTCGGCGCCATCTGGGGAACCCTGCTCGTCAATTTCGCCAAGACGAGCTTCTCGGAGAGCTTCCCCGAGCTCTGGCTGTTCGGCCTCGGCGCGCTCTACATCGGCGTCGTGATGGCTTTCCCGGACGGTCTTGCGGGCCTCTGGAACACCTATGTCCAACCCCTCTTCGATCGCTTGCTCACGGGCAGGCAGGCCTCCAGCGCAAGCCGGGACAACGCCAGCCTTCCCCCCAAAGCTCCCGCGGAATAG
- a CDS encoding response regulator transcription factor, with protein MTDDGQLRDVALVVDDSPETLSLLTDALDKAGMTVMVALDGASAIKIAQRLLPDVILLDAMMPGIDGFETCRRLKTDAALRKVPVIFMTGLSETEHIVKGLEAGGVDYVTKPVIIEEMLARIRVHLATARVAQSARAALDASGRHLFAVNAEGHVLWLTPQAEKTFLIADGDKGLLVPAEIRDWVAACNAGDADRRRNGPTLSLLRAGPVRISYVGRIGPDEFLLRLAPQEIEELPPSLFEPFRLTMRELEVLSWIVRGKSNRDAAEILGMSTRTVDKHLEHVYAKLGVENRTAATALVLNLLGKASG; from the coding sequence ATGACCGATGATGGCCAGTTGCGTGACGTCGCCCTCGTCGTCGATGATTCGCCCGAGACGCTGTCGCTGCTGACCGACGCGCTCGACAAGGCCGGCATGACCGTCATGGTCGCCCTTGATGGCGCCTCCGCGATCAAGATCGCGCAAAGGCTGCTGCCGGACGTCATTCTGCTCGATGCGATGATGCCTGGCATCGACGGCTTCGAGACATGCCGGCGCCTCAAGACCGATGCGGCGCTGCGCAAGGTGCCGGTCATCTTCATGACGGGTTTGAGCGAGACCGAACATATCGTCAAAGGACTTGAGGCCGGCGGCGTCGACTATGTGACCAAGCCCGTGATCATCGAGGAAATGCTGGCGCGCATCCGCGTCCATCTAGCGACCGCCCGCGTCGCCCAAAGCGCGCGTGCGGCGCTCGACGCGTCGGGACGACATTTATTCGCGGTGAACGCGGAAGGCCATGTGTTGTGGCTGACGCCCCAGGCCGAAAAGACGTTCCTCATCGCCGACGGCGACAAGGGGTTGCTCGTCCCCGCGGAGATTCGCGACTGGGTCGCCGCCTGCAATGCAGGAGACGCGGACCGTCGCCGGAACGGACCGACGCTATCGCTGCTAAGAGCCGGCCCGGTGCGGATTTCCTATGTCGGCCGCATAGGTCCCGATGAGTTTTTATTGCGCCTCGCGCCGCAGGAAATCGAGGAGCTGCCCCCTTCCCTGTTCGAGCCGTTTCGACTGACGATGCGCGAACTCGAAGTCTTATCCTGGATCGTCAGAGGGAAATCCAATCGGGACGCCGCCGAAATCCTCGGGATGAGCACGCGCACGGTCGACAAGCATCTGGAGCACGTCTACGCAAAACTCGGAGTCGAAAACCGCACCGCCGCCACGGCGCTCGTCCTCAACCTCCTGGGAAAGGCTTCGGGATGA
- the urtE gene encoding urea ABC transporter ATP-binding subunit UrtE — protein sequence MLEVADLHVAYGQSEVLHGLNFSVRPNEIVAIMGRNGMGKTTLMKSLIGLAASSRGSIRLGEAELAGLKSHQRVAKGVAYVPQGRMIFSTMTVEENIETGLTASGASKVPDDIYALFPVLLEMKGRRGGNLSGGQQQQLAMARALASKPKVLLLDEPTEGIQPSIIREMGRTLKRIRDERGLSILVSEQVLSFALDIADRVLVMENGEIVHENERAEVDEAAVSRFLSV from the coding sequence ATGCTCGAAGTCGCCGACCTGCATGTCGCTTATGGTCAAAGCGAGGTCCTTCACGGCCTCAATTTTTCGGTCCGGCCCAATGAGATCGTCGCGATCATGGGACGCAACGGCATGGGCAAGACCACGTTGATGAAGTCGCTGATTGGCCTCGCGGCGAGCTCCAGAGGCTCGATCAGGCTGGGCGAGGCCGAACTCGCCGGCCTCAAGAGCCACCAGCGCGTCGCCAAGGGCGTCGCTTACGTGCCGCAAGGCCGCATGATCTTCTCGACCATGACCGTCGAGGAAAATATTGAAACCGGCCTCACCGCTTCCGGCGCGTCCAAAGTGCCGGACGACATCTACGCGCTGTTTCCCGTGCTGCTCGAAATGAAGGGACGGCGCGGCGGAAATCTGTCCGGCGGACAGCAGCAGCAGCTCGCCATGGCCCGCGCGCTCGCCAGCAAGCCGAAAGTGCTGCTGCTCGATGAGCCGACGGAGGGCATTCAGCCCTCGATCATCCGCGAGATGGGCCGCACGCTGAAGCGCATCCGCGATGAGCGGGGCCTGTCGATTCTGGTCTCGGAACAGGTGCTGAGCTTCGCGCTCGATATAGCCGATCGTGTTCTCGTCATGGAAAATGGCGAGATCGTCCATGAAAACGAGCGCGCCGAAGTCGATGAGGCCGCCGTCTCGCGTTTCTTGTCAGTCTAG
- a CDS encoding ATP-binding protein: MIGLQRIDRVRRQYNQWVANQTLEDYALRFTAKSARRWSSFRVANTALGAISFLALEAIGAAITLNYGFTNAVAAILVVCALMMAAGLPICFYAAKFGVDIDLLTRGAGFGYLGSTITSLIYASFTFIFFAIEAVILATALDLCFGVPRPVGYLIAALGIIPLVTHGITFISRFQLWTQPLWAVLQVLPFIGIVLLQPGAFAQWTHFTGQRGPASGGFDIALFGAAAAVVFSLAGQIGEQVDFLRFLPREKPGQRTAWWLALLSAGPGWVVIGALKLLAGSFLAAFALGQGIAFADASDPTHLYLAAFGYVLPNPAVAVAVTGLFVLLAQIKINVTNAYAGSIAWSNFFSRLTHSHPGRVVWLVFNVVIALLLMELGVYKTLEQTLGLYANVAVAWVGALVADLVVNKPLGLSPPYIEFKRAHSYDINPVGVGAMLLACAASAAASLNYLGATAHALAIFVAFGVSFTASPLIAALTRGRFYLARKPSQSLQAQGDIKCCICEHAFEPEDMAHCPAYAGPICSLCCSLDARCHDLCKPQARVGMQAKALARLILPKALHAQLDTQFMRYIGVFALSVGVIAVILSLVNLESGSGQEIGQTLVANVLWKVFFALMIVVGVAAWLFVLSGQSIRAAEAELNRQASLLMAEIEAHGRTDAALQKAKEAAEAANEAKSRYVVGLSHELRTPLNAILGYTQLLEQNQDLGNKPRNQIRVVQRSARHLAGLIDGLLDVAKIEAGRLHLERDQVRMAEFLDQLAEMFKIQAETKGIAFDIERPANLPVVVYSDEKRLRQILINLVSNAIKFTRQGGVVLSMTYRSPIAEFKIVDTGPGIREQDLERIFAPFERGAIGETEPNSGTGLGLTIAKLLTGIMGGQITVRSTPGKGSAFNVKLLLSEVTDPRLPGAEPRRVRGYAGPRRTVLVVDDDDSHRDLMADILEPLGFILMSAPDGVTCLSLVEHCRPDLFLLDVSMPGLNGWMLAEKLREGGHREASILMLSANPIDAHRTAAVEPVHDGFLMKPIDVGRLLDAVQSLLGLSWELEETTPAPEVVLEPAQLTAHHLADLTELGALGFVRGIQFKLDEIAAENPDARPVVERLRELVENCDLPRYMAELDVLNANDR; the protein is encoded by the coding sequence ATGATCGGGTTACAAAGAATCGACAGGGTGCGGCGGCAGTATAATCAGTGGGTGGCCAACCAAACTCTTGAAGATTATGCTTTGCGCTTCACCGCCAAGAGCGCGCGCCGCTGGTCGTCTTTTCGCGTCGCCAATACCGCGCTCGGCGCAATATCCTTTCTGGCGCTTGAGGCGATCGGCGCCGCGATCACGTTGAATTACGGCTTCACCAACGCCGTCGCGGCCATTCTCGTCGTCTGCGCGCTGATGATGGCCGCGGGGCTGCCGATCTGCTTCTACGCCGCGAAATTTGGCGTTGACATCGATCTTCTGACGCGCGGCGCGGGCTTTGGCTATCTCGGTTCAACGATCACCTCTTTGATCTACGCCTCCTTCACTTTCATCTTTTTCGCCATCGAGGCGGTCATCCTCGCTACCGCGCTCGACTTGTGCTTTGGCGTACCCCGGCCTGTCGGTTATCTGATCGCCGCCTTGGGCATCATCCCTCTGGTAACGCACGGCATCACCTTCATCAGCCGCTTTCAGCTGTGGACCCAACCGTTGTGGGCTGTGCTGCAGGTGCTGCCCTTCATCGGCATCGTGCTGTTGCAGCCAGGCGCCTTCGCACAATGGACCCATTTCACCGGACAGCGCGGCCCGGCCTCGGGCGGCTTCGACATCGCCCTCTTTGGAGCCGCCGCCGCTGTTGTCTTTTCGCTGGCCGGGCAGATCGGCGAGCAGGTCGATTTTCTGCGCTTTTTGCCGCGCGAGAAGCCCGGCCAGCGCACGGCCTGGTGGCTGGCGCTGCTATCGGCCGGACCCGGCTGGGTGGTCATTGGCGCGCTCAAACTGCTGGCCGGGTCTTTCCTCGCGGCCTTCGCCCTCGGCCAAGGGATCGCATTCGCCGATGCGAGCGACCCGACGCATCTCTATCTCGCCGCCTTTGGCTATGTGCTGCCGAACCCCGCCGTCGCGGTGGCGGTGACCGGGCTTTTCGTCTTGCTCGCACAGATCAAGATCAACGTCACAAACGCCTATGCCGGCTCGATCGCCTGGTCGAATTTTTTTTCGCGGCTGACCCACAGCCACCCCGGCCGCGTCGTCTGGCTCGTGTTCAACGTCGTCATCGCCCTCCTGCTGATGGAGCTTGGCGTCTACAAAACCCTTGAGCAGACGCTGGGCCTTTACGCCAATGTCGCCGTGGCGTGGGTCGGCGCGCTGGTCGCCGATCTCGTCGTCAACAAGCCGCTCGGCCTCAGCCCTCCCTATATCGAATTCAAAAGGGCGCATTCCTACGACATCAATCCCGTCGGCGTCGGCGCCATGCTGCTCGCCTGCGCGGCCTCGGCCGCCGCATCGCTGAATTATTTGGGCGCGACGGCCCATGCGCTGGCAATCTTCGTGGCGTTTGGCGTCAGCTTCACCGCTTCCCCGCTGATCGCGGCGCTGACGCGCGGGCGCTTCTATCTGGCGCGCAAGCCAAGCCAGAGCCTGCAGGCGCAGGGCGACATCAAATGCTGCATCTGTGAACATGCCTTCGAACCGGAGGACATGGCGCACTGCCCGGCTTACGCGGGCCCGATCTGCTCGCTGTGCTGTTCGCTCGACGCGCGCTGCCATGACCTGTGCAAGCCGCAGGCGCGGGTCGGCATGCAGGCGAAGGCGCTCGCGCGCCTCATTCTGCCGAAAGCCCTGCACGCGCAGCTCGACACACAGTTCATGCGTTATATCGGGGTATTCGCACTATCCGTCGGAGTGATCGCCGTCATCTTGAGCCTCGTCAATCTCGAGAGCGGGAGTGGTCAGGAGATCGGCCAGACGCTGGTTGCGAACGTGCTGTGGAAAGTGTTCTTCGCCCTCATGATCGTGGTTGGCGTCGCGGCCTGGCTGTTCGTTCTTTCCGGGCAAAGCATTCGCGCCGCCGAAGCCGAGCTCAATCGGCAGGCGAGTTTGCTGATGGCTGAAATCGAGGCGCATGGACGCACCGACGCCGCGCTGCAAAAGGCTAAGGAGGCGGCCGAGGCCGCCAATGAGGCGAAGAGCCGCTATGTCGTGGGCCTCAGCCACGAGCTTCGAACGCCGCTCAACGCGATTTTAGGCTACACTCAGCTTCTCGAACAAAATCAGGATCTTGGAAACAAGCCGCGCAATCAGATCCGCGTGGTGCAACGAAGCGCGCGGCACCTCGCCGGCTTGATCGATGGTCTTCTCGACGTCGCGAAGATCGAAGCCGGCCGTCTGCACCTTGAACGGGACCAGGTCCGCATGGCGGAGTTTCTGGATCAGCTCGCCGAGATGTTCAAGATACAGGCCGAGACCAAAGGCATCGCCTTCGACATCGAACGCCCCGCCAATCTGCCCGTCGTCGTTTATTCGGATGAGAAGCGTTTGCGGCAGATATTGATCAACCTCGTTTCCAACGCCATCAAGTTCACCCGCCAGGGGGGCGTCGTCCTGAGCATGACCTATCGGAGCCCGATCGCCGAATTCAAGATTGTGGACACGGGGCCCGGCATCAGGGAACAGGATCTCGAACGCATCTTTGCGCCATTCGAGCGCGGCGCCATTGGAGAGACAGAGCCAAATTCAGGCACCGGCCTCGGGCTCACCATAGCCAAGCTGCTGACCGGCATCATGGGCGGCCAGATCACAGTGCGCAGCACGCCCGGAAAGGGCAGCGCATTCAACGTGAAGCTGCTTCTCTCCGAAGTGACGGACCCGCGGCTTCCGGGCGCGGAGCCGCGCCGCGTCAGGGGCTACGCCGGGCCGCGGCGCACGGTGCTTGTCGTCGATGATGACGACTCGCATCGCGACCTGATGGCCGACATTCTGGAGCCGCTCGGCTTTATTCTGATGAGCGCGCCCGACGGCGTGACCTGCCTCTCGCTCGTCGAGCACTGCCGTCCGGACCTGTTTCTGCTTGACGTCTCGATGCCCGGCCTCAATGGCTGGATGCTGGCCGAGAAGCTGCGCGAAGGCGGCCACCGCGAGGCCTCCATCCTGATGCTTTCGGCCAATCCCATCGACGCCCATCGCACCGCCGCTGTGGAGCCGGTTCACGACGGTTTCCTGATGAAGCCCATCGACGTTGGCCGGCTGCTCGACGCCGTGCAAAGCCTGCTCGGACTTTCCTGGGAGCTTGAGGAAACGACGCCCGCTCCCGAAGTCGTGCTGGAGCCCGCGCAACTGACGGCGCATCATCTCGCTGATCTGACGGAGCTCGGCGCGCTCGGCTTCGTGCGCGGCATTCAGTTCAAGCTCGATGAGATCGCGGCCGAAAACCCGGACGCGCGGCCGGTCGTCGAGCGGCTGCGCGAGCTCGTCGAGAACTGCGATCTGCCGCGCTACATGGCTGAACTCGATGTGTTGAACGCCAATGACCGATGA
- the urtD gene encoding urea ABC transporter ATP-binding protein UrtD → MSDTDFLLAVEGLTVSFDGFKAVNDLSFYVDEREIRVIIGPNGAGKTTVLDLICGKTKATSGSIKFRNKELTKLRENQIVEAGVGRKFQTPSIYDDLTVFENLEISYPRGRSVFGALAFRRDDAVRERVQEIAEAIFLSDQLQRRADFLSHGQKQWLEIGMLLIQDPDLLMLDEPVAGMSVSERIKTAELLHRIIKDRSVIVIEHDMKFVEDIAHKVTVLHQGQILAEGPMEKIKTDPRVIEVYLGH, encoded by the coding sequence ATGTCCGACACTGATTTCCTCCTCGCGGTCGAAGGCCTCACCGTTTCCTTCGACGGCTTCAAAGCGGTCAATGATCTGAGCTTTTATGTCGACGAACGTGAAATACGCGTCATCATCGGACCCAATGGGGCAGGCAAGACGACCGTCCTCGATCTGATCTGCGGCAAGACCAAGGCGACGTCGGGGTCGATCAAGTTTCGCAACAAGGAGCTGACCAAACTGCGCGAAAATCAGATCGTCGAGGCCGGCGTCGGGCGCAAGTTTCAGACGCCCTCGATCTACGACGATCTTACCGTCTTCGAGAATCTCGAGATCTCATACCCGCGCGGGCGCTCCGTATTTGGGGCGCTGGCGTTCCGGCGCGACGATGCGGTGCGCGAAAGGGTGCAGGAAATCGCCGAGGCGATCTTCCTCAGCGATCAGCTTCAGCGGCGCGCCGATTTCCTCAGCCACGGCCAGAAGCAATGGCTCGAGATCGGCATGCTGCTGATTCAGGATCCTGATCTCCTGATGCTCGACGAGCCCGTCGCCGGGATGAGCGTTTCCGAGCGGATCAAGACAGCGGAACTGCTTCATCGCATCATCAAGGACCGGTCGGTGATCGTCATCGAGCACGACATGAAGTTCGTCGAGGACATCGCGCATAAGGTCACTGTGCTCCATCAGGGTCAGATTCTCGCGGAAGGCCCGATGGAGAAAATCAAGACCGACCCCCGCGTCATCGAAGTCTATCTCGGGCACTGA